TAGGGAGCAAACGAGGTGTTTTTAACATGAATTGAAATGAATTAGAAAGGATCAATCCGTTGAGAGAATTAATCTATGCAGCATAATTTACATTGAACTTTGTTTGTTTATAGAGGAAGTAGGAAATTTTAGTTCGAAAATCAATTACCAGGATAAGAAAGCCCATTTTTGACAACATGGGGTAGGTCGAAGTTTATCCCCCGGAGGTGGGGGTGCTTGGAGAGTATAAGCTTAAGGCATTCGCCAACACCGCCGCCAACGTCGACGACTGTTTTGGCATTCTCGAATCCATGGTAAGTGTCCATGATTTTGCCCATGAAAACGGTAGACATACACTTCATGGAATTGTTGAAGTGGTTGTTGTACCTCGGGTCTGTCCCGGTGTAGTCGAAGAGGGTCGCGTCGTTCACGAGCTTGAAAGGGTCGCCTTCTCCCTGAATCACTGCATCTTTTAAGTAAAACCTACAGAGCAAGCATTCATGTACAAACCCCAATTAACAACGTATCCGccttgtgataaaaaaaatatatatatatatatatatatatatatatatatcttcgcTCTCTAATATTGTCAATAATGCACAGACAGCCATCCaatcaaaatattcatttaaagtGATCGCATCTTGTTACTATTAAggtaattaatatatatatatatagagagagagagagatgtataTGAAGATGATTCTTGTTGATGTGCTTGATGCATTTAATAGCCACCACATTACttcttcgaaattttttttgggattcTCATATATTCAACAGAAATTTAACTTCAAATATCAAGCTAATCAATTTTGCATGAGATGGGAACGGGATATTATTGCATGAACTTAACTGGCAAACATGGTGAGTCTCATAGAATGTGACAGTCCGAATTCATTTATTTACGTACCACGATCTCAAGGAAACCTCGTCAAAGATTAAACGCAACCATGGCGCCATGCTAGCCCCTTCCTCACTCACGTAGTACTTGCTCAAGGGGCCCAGGCCGTACATCCTCTCAGGCCGCCCGGCTTTGTCCTGCGTGAGGGTGCacgagaggaaagagaagctgGCGAGCAAACGCAGGATGCGGTCGATGGTGCCACCGGCACCGGGGTTCTTGATGGAGAGGCGGGACGCAATCTGGGTGGACGAGAGCTGAGCAGAGCTCTCAAACAAGAGCTTGAGGATGCCGAGCTCGATGGTGGCCTTCAGGACCAGGGGAACGCACGAGATCATGTTTTGTTTGAAAGCGAACAAGTACTCTTCGTCTTCTTGGGCGGTGGTGACCGCTAGGGTTTCGTCCAAACTCATGTTTcctgaatgttttttttttttttttgctttcttagGTTCTTTTCAATCCGCACAGCAGCAGAGATTGCGCTTTGGAGTGGGAAGTGGAGAGAAATTGGGAAGTGGAGAGGACTAAGAAACTGTTTGAAAAGAGTGCGACGATGGAGTCGCTTTTATAAGGTAACTGATGAGCTATGTGTCATGCTAGGTTTCAtaggttctttattttttctatagaaaaaataGCATTTCTTGCCCTATCATATTCCGAGATTTTACGCACGGAAGAATCACAGAGTACCAGATCTGGATAGATATGGATATGTACTGTCGTTACCCTCGTAAAAGCATGAAAAGGACTCGCTTTTTGCTAAGGAGAGAACCGGTAGAATTGCTCTATGTAAGTTTTAGTGAATTGCCAATATCCGGTCAAAGAAAATAGGCTGTTTGTTATACACACCACGTCTTGTGCGAGTCGGAGTTATTATTTTTACGTTATAGCCAAATACCGCCGGTCTACCACGGAAAGATAGTAAGCCAAAAATCATATGcaatctcctccttttcttctcccaaTTACTCTGACAACACGCTTTTATGGGTTGGCACAATAGTAGATTCTACCGTTCTGCTTCAAGACTATACCCtgaaagataaataaagaagaaaattaatagCACGTTCCGATTCTATttctggaaataattttttatcaaaaataattttttctgattctattctaggaatatttttttagcaaaataacGCACTTggtaattattcaaaatttctattttcgagataaaaatacttttgataggatccttaattttttttctttttaatattttaatacttttattattttattattttttttttttctttttctcttcttcttcctcggtggcCATCAACCGATTGGGTGAGGTTCGACGAGCTTGCCGAAGGCTCGCTTGGCCTAGGCAAgtcttggcctcgccttggcctcgTGAGAccaagccttgcccaaccatagTGAGGTAGGCCTCGCCATGGCTTGGCATCCAGGGGTCGGCAACACTCTGGTGAGGTCGTCAAGGGTTGGCAACGCTCCAACGAGGTTGTCAGTCATGGCCGAGGCTAACAACCAGccagaaggaagaagaagaaaaggaaagagaagaagagaaaagagaataaaaagaggagaaaagaaaaaaataggaattaattttaggaattattccgagaaacaagaagtaacttttttttttattgattttatttcaaatctattcctgggaacaaaaaaaataatttgcttCTCCAAAACGTTATCTTTAACCGCATTATCAACTTGCTTGAATAGATAATATTTTATCTCtcgaataaaaattcataatgaaccatttcaaaaagaattaatattacaaaaaattccaaCCTGGTACACCAAAATCCCAAGACAAATTCAACCTctattaatttctgttaaatttattattaaattactgAATTAGATGGGTGTACAA
This region of Eucalyptus grandis isolate ANBG69807.140 chromosome 8, ASM1654582v1, whole genome shotgun sequence genomic DNA includes:
- the LOC104429247 gene encoding caffeic acid 3-O-methyltransferase, whose amino-acid sequence is MSLDETLAVTTAQEDEEYLFAFKQNMISCVPLVLKATIELGILKLLFESSAQLSSTQIASRLSIKNPGAGGTIDRILRLLASFSFLSCTLTQDKAGRPERMYGLGPLSKYYVSEEGASMAPWLRLIFDEVSLRSWFYLKDAVIQGEGDPFKLVNDATLFDYTGTDPRYNNHFNNSMKCMSTVFMGKIMDTYHGFENAKTVVDVGGGVGECLKLILSKHPHLRGINFDLPHVVKNGLSYPGN